The sequence GCATAGAGAAAGACAGTCATTTTGAAGTGCGCGTCGGCGAATATCGGGATCATGAGGTCAGTGAATCGGTGTATCGCGTCAATGAGAGACAACGAACCTCCATTACGTGCAAAGGATGGCTGGAAAACCGGTCAGATCAGGAATACATCTATGAACATATGGCCAAGGTCGATCTGTCTCGTGGTCATTACGAAGGCATTGACCTGAATTATGCAAGATTCGAAGAGGTGACGCTGACAGGAAGTCATTTCGGGGGCAGCCGAATGCTGGGTACCCGCTTTGAGCGCTGCGTATGCGATCAGGCCGATTTTCGCGAGAGTCTTCTAGTTGATGCGGACTTTCGCGATTGTGACCTGACCTACGCGAGGTTCGACCGTGTACTGGGCGATCGGGATATGGTGGTAGAGGCGCATGGCCTGGTGTTTGGTCTGAATGGCGTACAGTTTCAACGGGCCAACCTGACCCATGCCAGCTTTCGAGATGCGAAAATTGCGGGGGATTTTACAGGTTCGAAGCTGGAAGAGACGGATTTCACAGGGGCAGACTTGACCGGGAGCCGGATGCTGGAGCGGGACGCTTTCCGGGTTACGCTAACGAAGGAACAGCGTGAAACGATCACTTGGGTGGAGGAGCCGCAGCATGAGTAGGATGGAATACTATGTGCTGGAGCATGATCGGCGCTTGCCGGCGAACGGAGCGAATCTGGCGTTTCCGGAACGTATGCTCAGGGGCTACGGCCACGCGGAGCAGCAGGAAGTCGTCTATGTGATGCCGGGCAATAGCCTGACTTCCAGCAGTCTGATTGAACATCCCATCCTGCTGGTCAGCGAGGAGCTTCGGGCCACTATAAACAAGCGGATTCCGGAGATCGCTTATAAAAGCGTAATCGTGATGGACCTAAAGCAGCAGGGGCAATTCGATTATGCATGGATGGATTTTCCGGAAATTCCGTGTATTGCGCCTGACCGCACGGAGTCGGAAAACGGACAGGTTATGACCATTTGGGTAGACCTTGAAGATTTGAGGGAAGCTGCTATTTTCCAAATTCCGTATTACCGGAGCCGTGTGCTGGTTGCGCGTGTGGACGTAGCGGAGAGCCTGCTTAGAAAAAGCCTGTACGGCTTAAGGATCAGACCAATCCGGTTGACGGGAGGAGAAGCTTGAGATGGGAATTACAGACACGATATTGAAGAAAGACACGCTTGCCAAGCTGCTGGCATCCCCGTGGCGGAGCGAGGATACCTATGTGACAGCAGGGGCGTATATGCATTGCACATTTGGCACGCACGAAGAAGTGCTGAACAAGCAGGACCCGAACGGAGTGTATATTAATGGAAGCCCGATGCTGACGGTGGAGGATTGTGTCGTATCCTCGACGAAGCCGGGAACGACTATGGGTATTGCCTTTGACGCAATGGGTCGGGAGCTTGATGGCAACTTTTATTCGTTTGGCTATTGCCGGAGTGAGATGCATCCGATAAAGGTGGCTATGTCAGGGTATACAATCCCCCCATATAGGGTCGATATGGTCGACTTCCCTCCGTTTATGCTAGACCCCGATCCAGAGCAGCCGACCTTTAATCAGCCAACTTATCCGTGTGCACCCAAGCTGCTGCCAACGGTATCGGCATCCGCCCCTACGGGCCCGCCATTCAAACCCCAAGCAGAGCGGCGGCCTGGGCTGTTAGGTGCTCTTCCTTCGCTTACTACGATGCTGGAGAAATTGGCAGGAGCTCAGACCCAATGGACGAACGGCAGCCCGAGTGTATCCATTCAAGGGGTGCCGGCGCTGACTAGCAAGTCCTGTTTATTTTGTCAGTATGGGGGGCAGATCCGGTTGCTCACGAATGGGATGGACCCGGCGCCTCCGGAGTTCTCCGTGAGATAAAGAAGGGAGGTCAAGGTGAAGACATGGGAGCAGGGTATCAAGGGGATGGCTATGAGCTGCAGTGGCCGTATGGGCTGAAAGCCATCCGCAGTTTTCGGATTGAACGGAAATTTAATACACATGCGCGGTGTACGTTTACGGCGGTCATGACGGAAGAGGAAGCGGAACTTTGCATACAACGAAGCAGCTTTGAGGACAGCCTGGTCCTCCGCAAGCCTGCCGAGCCGAAAGCGGAGAACTGGTTCGCCGGGGGCATTACGGGTATCGATATTCACATGGAAGACGGGATTCCGCATGTGCAAGTCGAGGCGATTTCGCGCACGTATGCCATGGATATGGAGCCGAAAAACCGGTCGTATCAGAATAAGCATTTGACCTATTCGGATGCCATAGAGCAGCTCGTCGCCGGCTACCCCGGAGGGGCTGCGCAAAATATGGCGACAAGCGAGGAAGCGGTGATCGGCACGTTCATGGTTCAATTTGGAGAGACCGACTGGCAATTTATGAAGCGGCTGGCCTCCCGGGTCGGGACCGTTATATTGCCGGATGTGGCGCTGGATGCGCCTCGCGTCTACTTCGGCGTGCCGGATTTGTCATGGGGCGAGGAGCTGAAGTCCAAGCGTTACACAGCCGTAAAGGACCGGGCCGCCTATGAAGAGCTGAAGGCGCATGCGGAAGGAAACGAAGGGGACCCGCTTCAGGAGGCGGATTTTGTCCATTACCGGGTCATTAGCGAGCAATATTGCGAAGTCGGAGATGATGTGCTTTTTAAAAATCAGATGTGGGTCGTATCCGAATCGGTCATCAGCTATGCATCGGGGCTGCTGCAATATGAATATGTGCTGGTGAAGCGGCAGACGCTGAGAATGAAGTCGCGGCGGAATGAGCGGATTCAAGGCGTCTCCCTGGAAGGCCGGGTCGTGAAACGGGCGAACAATATGGTGAAGGTTCATCTGGACATCGATGCGGAGCATGACGCGCAAGGGAACTGGTGGTTCCCCTATTCGGGGGAAGGGAATAATATCTTTCACTGTCTGCCGGAGGAAGGCGCGCGGATTAAGGTGTATTTTCCAAGCGGTACCGAGAAGCAGGCGATCGCGATCAACTCGGTTCGCGGCGGAAGCGAGGAGATGAAGAGTCGGACGGTGTTCCAGAAGCCCACGACGAAAGTGTTCGAGATGCCGGGAGCGGCCAAAATGCAGCTGGGAGACGACGGGGTCCTGTTCGAGAAAGGGACGGTCAGCCTGCATCTGGATGGCGGGAACATTACGGTTAATGCAAGCGAGGATCTGTTGCTGGTGGCAGGCAACCGGATGGAGCTGGGGAGCGGGAGCGAGAAAGGAATACTGGAGTCCATCCGGATGCGCGCCGCGCAGCAGATTGCGCTGCAAACGAATGCTGCCCATTATATGGTCATCCAAGAAAACCGGGTGGGCATCAAGAGCAGCAAGCTGGACTTCCAGAAAGTCGAAGTGGATTTCATGGAACTGCTGACGGATGAAGAGATCAAGCAGATGTATATCGATGAACAGGCCGAAGCGAACATCTGGCAAGAAGAACTGGATTTCAACAAGAATGTCGCCGTTCCGATGTCGGGAATGCCGGTGTCCGTACCCTTGCCGGAAGGCCACAAGGCGGACATTCGTGCGAAAGTGGCAGCCGAAGTGAATAGCAATCCGGATGGAGTCGCTGCGGCGCGAAGCTGGCTGAGCGGAAAATCGAAGGAAGAGCAGCAGAATGCCTACCAGAAGAGCTACGCCCAGCCGGCAAGCGAACCGAAGAAGAAGAGTAAGAAAGAGAAACAAGCGGAACTGGCAGAGAGT is a genomic window of Paenibacillus durus ATCC 35681 containing:
- a CDS encoding PAAR-like protein, encoding MGITDTILKKDTLAKLLASPWRSEDTYVTAGAYMHCTFGTHEEVLNKQDPNGVYINGSPMLTVEDCVVSSTKPGTTMGIAFDAMGRELDGNFYSFGYCRSEMHPIKVAMSGYTIPPYRVDMVDFPPFMLDPDPEQPTFNQPTYPCAPKLLPTVSASAPTGPPFKPQAERRPGLLGALPSLTTMLEKLAGAQTQWTNGSPSVSIQGVPALTSKSCLFCQYGGQIRLLTNGMDPAPPEFSVR
- a CDS encoding pentapeptide repeat-containing protein, with translation MHDMEIWNYFIEEDVTPQRNRQIKSLHNYYVRHKKQILDQLVPLFDRFCQNVQLQQQEGHLQKCACIHVSLLRTSLNEGRPVYMLEASGRDTESNVQLTPFRYDAGWIYGFADAWDQACEEKRKHYMNRIQRHSFEAWKTEQLYPFHVYMVHAVRYAMDTIRQLVSFQSIEKDSHFEVRVGEYRDHEVSESVYRVNERQRTSITCKGWLENRSDQEYIYEHMAKVDLSRGHYEGIDLNYARFEEVTLTGSHFGGSRMLGTRFERCVCDQADFRESLLVDADFRDCDLTYARFDRVLGDRDMVVEAHGLVFGLNGVQFQRANLTHASFRDAKIAGDFTGSKLEETDFTGADLTGSRMLERDAFRVTLTKEQRETITWVEEPQHE
- a CDS encoding zincin-like metallopeptidase toxin domain-containing protein; amino-acid sequence: MGAGYQGDGYELQWPYGLKAIRSFRIERKFNTHARCTFTAVMTEEEAELCIQRSSFEDSLVLRKPAEPKAENWFAGGITGIDIHMEDGIPHVQVEAISRTYAMDMEPKNRSYQNKHLTYSDAIEQLVAGYPGGAAQNMATSEEAVIGTFMVQFGETDWQFMKRLASRVGTVILPDVALDAPRVYFGVPDLSWGEELKSKRYTAVKDRAAYEELKAHAEGNEGDPLQEADFVHYRVISEQYCEVGDDVLFKNQMWVVSESVISYASGLLQYEYVLVKRQTLRMKSRRNERIQGVSLEGRVVKRANNMVKVHLDIDAEHDAQGNWWFPYSGEGNNIFHCLPEEGARIKVYFPSGTEKQAIAINSVRGGSEEMKSRTVFQKPTTKVFEMPGAAKMQLGDDGVLFEKGTVSLHLDGGNITVNASEDLLLVAGNRMELGSGSEKGILESIRMRAAQQIALQTNAAHYMVIQENRVGIKSSKLDFQKVEVDFMELLTDEEIKQMYIDEQAEANIWQEELDFNKNVAVPMSGMPVSVPLPEGHKADIRAKVAAEVNSNPDGVAAARSWLSGKSKEEQQNAYQKSYAQPASEPKKKSKKEKQAELAESQKEYEQEDRDRTAVYEWNQSAKKIMEQGAKEGKSPAEIRAMLPPQPVPTRRAPQESHEPGIIEQMLDFTGIGKLLEKIGPALDAWQLEHVIPQKPDYLSKHTEKKVYLSRYTFQVLVIDPQVLIAEINLLFGAVAIIGAFWTGGGSLYLLAIADGVIGAGMVGINLVKLNDLKNGNANTNPSILGIDQAMLDNMGLAIAVVNLAFLMKHGLYKAADKLANSRNVVALDDAWKAWRSKPGIIVEDLDFKLWEEMRVSGQVRIAPNGQRIISIRDLKQFTKEMNTKNIKVVIDKKGKVLPDLAAGGFDPQTGQIVLRKEPTFLSAMHESYHAKQWLELGKEEYLKLSTLEREEYVYSQIMKNKDLYTTEEILFSQRYIFKLRTGGWPPPGWKGFE